A segment of the Triticum urartu cultivar G1812 chromosome 1, Tu2.1, whole genome shotgun sequence genome:
AAGTAAGATGATTCACGCATATATTTCTAGGTATATGTTTCGATCGGAAATATGTTACTGCTAGTACTTCTGTATGCATGGATGATGCAACAATGTTAGTCAGCTTGTCTCGCTAAATGGATGGTGTATTCAGCTGAACCATGTTATCACTCACTCTATGCATCATGTCCCCAGTTGATGAATCAGGGTTACACGTAGAGTAAAATGCACTACAAGTACTTGAACTTGCGCCGCGAGCTTAGTTTGGTCACCGTACTTCAAAATACGGTCATTACGGTCACTTTGTACGATGGGacgtgattatacggtcactgttCACTGTACTGAGCCGGTATGCCGCCGTTTTGACCAGTCCACGGGCGCCACATAGGCGTGTGGGGGATTACTTATTTGAACAACACATTTAGGGGGGGTTATGTGTAAAAATGCAGTCAGCTCACAATCCCTAGCTCAGTTCCCCTGTTATCCAAAATCCCTAGTTTTGTTCCCCTCGcagcgctcgtcgccgccgccgcccaccgctCGCCGTCGCCATCGCCCAGCGCTTGCCGCCGCCCACCGCTCGCCGTCACCATCGACCACCGCTCGCCGCCGCCCATTGCCTTCGTCCTCGTCGCCCGCCATGTCCAGCAGCAGTTCTGCCCAATCTGGACGTCGCGGGAGGACAGTGGTGGTGCCGCTCATCTCATGCCCTCGCTGCGGCTGCCTATTGAGGTTCTACGTGTCCAACACGGAGGAGCATGACGGATGGGTGTTCTACAGATGTGTGAAGGTAAGCATCCCTTGACCTGGTTGACTTGATTTCACTTGTTCAAATTTTCTGATTTTTCTTGATTTTGAGTTTGTAGCAAGGATGCGTTTTCTGGCATTGGGAGAGGGAATACGTGGCCTACCTTGTAGATCATCGTTTTCTTGTTGGGCATGAAGTTGTTGATGCAATTGGAGCAACAGAAGATAGGAGGGAACATCTTGAGAGAGAAAGAGAAGAAAGAAGAAGGGTTGCAGAGAGAAATGCAAGTCAGAGGATAGGTATGCAGATGCAGGACCAGCCTGGAGCTAGCATGAACATCACCAGGGCAGAAGCTCGTGCACTTCTTAATTTAGGTGTGCAGATGATGTTACTGTTGAAACTGCTACTTGGTGGTGTATTGGTGCTTGTTGTGTTATGTGTCATGCTGCTGATGAAGAAATGAAGCTGGTAGCTCTGATGAAGAAGTGTGGTAGCTTCAAGTAGACCTAGTGGTAGTAGTAGTTGATGAAGAAGTGAAATGTCAGTATGATGGTTGTAGCAGTTGATGTATGAACTGGTAGCTCTGATGTATGAACCTTTTGTATGATGGTTTGTCTCTAAAGTTCAATAAATTGTTGATGGAATGACTCTGTTGTATGAACTAAAATCACTGTCAATTTTAGTATTATGATCCAACTGCATATCAACACAAAATGATCATGTAAACTGTTGCTGAACAAAATAATCCAAGTAAATGCAAGCACAAGTATGATAGCAAACATGATCATTGGTTCCTGACATGTATATATAGCAAATAGCTAACACATAAGTACAAAAGATCATTGGTTTTTAAGATGGCCAAAAGATCATAGGTTCCTGACATAACTTAACTTCAAAGAAAGCAAAATGACTAGTTTCTGAAGATGGCCAAAAGGACTAGTTCTTGAAGATAGCCAACATGATTCATATTTTACATAAGATGGCCAAAAGGACTAGTTGTTTAACATTCTCTAGCACTAGTCCCTGAAGATGTCAAACATGCTTCCATTCTTCTCAAGCCCTGAGCTATGGTGCTCCTCTTGAACTGTTCTGTTTCCCAGTTTTTTCTTTGCAGCAGCAAATGCTTTATCTGCCATCTTCTTTGCAGCAGCTGCTTGCCTGGCTTGTTCCTTTTTTGCATTAGCTGCTTGTCTCTCTGCCATCTTCTTGGCAG
Coding sequences within it:
- the LOC125532670 gene encoding uncharacterized protein LOC125532670; this translates as MSSSSSAQSGRRGRTVVVPLISCPRCGCLLRFYVSNTEEHDGWVFYRCVKQGCVFWHWEREYVAYLVDHRFLVGHEVVDAIGATEDRREHLEREREERRRVAERNASQRIGMQMQDQPGASMNITRAEARALLNLGVQMMLLLKLLLGGVLVLVVLCVMLLMKK